In Anticarsia gemmatalis isolate Benzon Research Colony breed Stoneville strain chromosome 5, ilAntGemm2 primary, whole genome shotgun sequence, the following are encoded in one genomic region:
- the LOC142972998 gene encoding protein odr-4 homolog, whose translation MVRTVYSPEYCLQYLEQYATQEIFVMGLILGQTTAARENVIHLARTPEEKLSDSSETSYTSDKTESMRTLLQVSEAWVADHAKHVTRMLPGGMFVQGIFITSDEDIFEDPNCFSKVKSILNHIYKTQNVNEYMYGNCPSTNERLVLHMSTSTKVLNCKSIEVGPGNKSTVIKPVDWKFLPKQQQWQRLDCYYEFDDVYPVIVKKSGISVKQQFQQILESAHKTIESSIIFIDGELKDGSEVLEQLFKKKKPKNNSKQVQQEPPKSMNVSLFVPFENSLPETVEYLECDGSIHFSGVVSSSVFMYPKATVSETIAAVKQDIIRSLASRFTMHCDALIDDNLLPEEKVCFNEPPRRVLVPVGSLYLCDYLFPGEAPAEALLSVRELLDLQITEADVVCDLETPADTSEFDALDRDTSSEELLATPQEASQFMYITGICFAMLVLIISIIIHYYDTIMEVITKVISKS comes from the exons ATGGTCCGAACCGTATATTCCCCAGAATACTGTTTACAATATCTGGAGCAGTATGCGACGCAAGAAATTTTCGTAATGGGATTAATTCTCGGCCAG ACTACAGCTGCTCGAGAGAATGTTATCCATCTGGCACGGACACCGGAAGAGAAACTGTCTGATAGCTCAGAAACGAGTTATACTTCAGATAAAACTGAGTCCATGAGGACTTTATTACAGGTGTCTGAGGCGTGGGTTGCAGATCATGCGAAACATGTCACCAGAATGCTGCCTGGGGGCATGTTTGTTCAAG GTATCTTCATAACAAGTGATGAAGATATTTTTGAAGACCCAAATTGTTTTAGCAAAGTGAAGTCTATACTGAACCACATATACAAGACACAGAATGTCAATGAGTACATGTATGGCAACTGTCCATCTACTAATGAGAGACTTGTACTACACATGTCCACAAGTACAAAAGTTCTTAATTGTAAATCAATTGAGGTGGGACCAGGGAACAAGAGTACAGTGATTAAACCCGTTGATTGGAAGTTTTTGCCCAAGCAACAGCAGTGGCAGAGGTTAGACTGCTATTATGAGTTTGATGATGTTTATCCTGTTATTGTAAAAAAGAGTGGTATCTCTGTGAAACAACAGTTCCAG CAAATATTGGAGTCAGCTCACAAAACAATTGAATCAAGCATCATATTCATAGATGGAGAACTGAAAGATGGTTCTGAAGTGTTAGAGCAACTGTTCAAGAAGAAGAAGCCCAAGAATAATTCAAAGCAAGTACAACAAGAGCCTCCAAAATCAATGAATGTTTCCTTATTTGTGCCATTT gaaaACTCATTGCCAGAGACAGTGGAATACTTGGAGTGCGATGGCAGCATACATTTCAGTGGTGTGGTATCTTCCAGTGTGTTCATGTACCCCAAGGCGACTGTCAGTGAAACTATTGCAGCTGTCAAACAAGATATCATAAGGTCATTGGCCTCACGGTTCACTATGCACTGTGATGCACTAATTGATGACAATTTATTGCCAGAAG AGAAGGTATGTTTCAACGAGCCACCGCGGCGAGTCCTCGTGCCAGTTGGTTCATTGTACCTGTGTGACTACTTGTTCCCTGGTGAAGCACCGGCCGAGGCACTGCTCTCGGTGCGAGAGCTGCTCGACTTACAGATCACTGAGGCTGATGTCGTCTGCGATCTTGAAACGCCTGCTG ATACGTCAGAATTCGACGCATTAGACCGGGATACAAGCAGTGAGGAGCTGTTGGCGACGCCTCAAGAAGCGAGCCAGTTCATGTACATTACGGGCATTTGCTTCGCGATGCTGGTACTCATCATTTCTATCATCATACATTACTATGACACAATCATGGAAGTCATTACTAAAGTCATCTCCAAGTCgtga